TGTACCTCCTCCTCGCCCGCTCCCAAACCCGCCAGCACCTGCTTGGCCCCGCGTCCCCGCCTCCACAGGCTCATCCTCGCAGCAGATCCAGCAGCGAATCTCGGTGCCGCCAAGTCCCACCTTTCAGCCAAATGCACCGCTTTTCCCTCTTGGGCTGAGTGAGCGGCTGGATCCCACACCAGCTGTGGCAGTGCGCCCCTTCATCCCAGACCGAGGATCACGGCCTCAGTCGCCCCGAAAGGGCCCACCTACCATGAACTCCAGCTCCATCTATCACATGTACCTCCAGCAGGCAGCGCCAAAGAGCCAGCCACTCAAGCCTGCTCTCAAAGCAGGTAAGAGCTGGGTTTGAAGAGATGGTCCAGCTTGTGAGGCCTCACATGTAtgatgatgatttatttattttttgattggTATTTTAATCATGCATTACGTTCTGAATTGTGATATAGTGTCTCTTTCAGCATTGTTAGATCCAATGTTGTCTTCttagataataaataaaaatggtaaTTTGGCCCTTGAGACTTTTATAAAAGGTACAGCAGATGGTAATTTCAACATTTACCAAATGTAAATTGTGTCAGTTAGTGCTGACAGAATTAGTCAATTCATCTTATAgacttttagccttttttttttattccacagaGACCCTTCAAGGAGGGATATAGACAAttgggctgggcaatatatctgTATTATCGATCGTAATataagactagatatcgtcttagattttgagtATCGTAATAACGCACAagtgttttcctggttttaaaggctgcattacagtaaagtgatgtaattttctgaacttaccagactgttctagctgttctattatttgcctttacccacctaatcattatatccacattagtgatgattatttatctaaaatctcctctaaaatattttgtgaaagcacgaATTGTCAATCCTACAATATTGTTGAAATATTGGCATCAAGgcatttggtcaagaatatcgtctATAATATCGGCTCACAATACAGtaaagaagaaaacaataagtaaataaacaaatgtgcaAATAAGTACACTGTGGTAAACATACAGAAGTTACGTCAActcttaaatgtaaataaactgaaATTGTTTTAACAAAAAGGAATTGACAACAGTTTTGACTTTtaattagtgggaatgctgattcagcagcattccaactattgttaaTTCTGTTCGGCCATTTTTATTATTCcgtacgttttttggctctccgtaacGTCAAATCCTTAAAATCTTCTTCCACtcccaaaatgttcagctccttcatactttcacctacagatgccaaacaaactttaaaatgttcacaaaatATTCCGCTATCCGGCTATtgcttttcagtttgatatcttttacagtttttgtgaaaaagctgtttaagtttagtgataATTTCAGGATTTTTTTGCGTTTATAATGAGTGTGTATTGCGCGAGCtagagtggatgatgtcatagccagagcacagagccttgaaaaaattatctttgtcccctctctataaattgctctcacacccacaatatctacttgtcctacacaatttatacatcaaaacgtaggtatttttgtctagtttcaggCATGAACATAACagaacatctcacacacacagacccacacagacacacacacagacacacacacagtcactcacacacacacaaacgcacacaaacacagacgcacacatacacacacccaaacaTACATGTACGcaaacacacgcatacacacatatatgtagacacacacacacacacagacacacacacacacacacacgcagacacacatacacagaaaaacacacacacatatgcacacagacacacacacacaaacacaaacatacacacacacagccaaacagccatacacacatacacacacacacacagacacacggacacacacagacagacacacacagatacacacacgcaaactcgcacacacagacacacacagacacacacacacacacccaaacatacatgcatgcacgcacacacacacagacacacacatatatgcagacacacacacagagacacgcacacatacacacacacacactgggtctCACTCATTAGCATCAGCAGGTGTGGTAATTACAGATCATATCATCTATAGGGTATTGATagcacagtggatatgacataTGCCTTTGGTGTGGAAGACCTGCGTTCGAATCCTGCTGTCATACATCAATCAATGTGTCCTTGAGGACAACACTTAACCACTAGTAGAAATTGGAAGTCCCTTCTCTCTTACCTCTTGTTCAGCCCCCTTCTTGTCACGCAATATATTTCACTTCTCATCTCAGCTAGATTGATGCTTTTTCAATCTGTGCAGTGTATAcgtctgataataatacaaagtatttctTCTTTCAGCTTTTTCAGACCGTTCATTTCAACTTTCATCTTTGACAGCATTACAGTTCAGCTTCAAGCTTTTCTAACAATATATTTTAGCTCTTCACTTAGGTAATGCAGTTTCACTTCCAACTCTGGCAATTTTCCAGATTTGAGCTTTAAGATTTTTCATACAAATTCtttcatatttctgcatttgtgAGTTCAGTTAGAAAATATACTCAGACCACTCACAATGTTCTACATCttttgtcattattcaacttttaaagccaACAGTTCAGTTTAGCaagcttttaactttttaaggaaattcatacttattaaaacgatttaaactttttcaactattataactacttcaacttcttcttacggatttaagctattcatccagtttagctttagcaattcagctatccagcattcccacgcattttctaGTTAATCTTGTTTATGTGTCAAGAGAAAAATGCTAAACATTAGGTTGTTGAGATGACAATTCCTTGAAAAAGGAATTTTAAGAGGTCACCTGCTGACTGTCTGACTAATCGAATACAATCGAATAATTGAAAAAATTGACAGGTATATGAATAATGAAATTAATGATGATGTCAATGCCCTCCCATATGTAATAGCAcactctctgtttgtctccagTATATGGGAAGCCTGTTCTCCCCCCCAGCTCGACCCCCCCCTCGCCTCTGCCTTTGCCCCGGCAGGAGGGGCCTTCCCATTGCTCCAAGGCCACCTCGGTGGTGAGGACACTCTGGACGGAGAATTTGATGATCACGAGTACTTCCAGCACCCGGAGCCGTTAGCGCCTCCTCCCAGTGTGGAGAACATCCCACGACCACTCAGCCCTACTAAGCTAACACCCATGGTACACTCCCCGCTGCGCTACCAAAGTGACACCGATCTTGAGGTGCTCCGCAAAAAACTGGCCAACGCTCCGAGACCGCTCAAGAAGCGCAGCTCCATCACAGAACCGGAGGGCCCCAGCGGACCCAACATCCAGAAACTGCTCTACCAGAGGTTCAACACTCTAGCAGGAGGCATAGAGGGAAATGGAGTCAGTGGATCAGGAAGTGGCAACGGTGCAGGTAATGGAACGCCATTTTATCAGCCAGCTAATCCTCCCGCATATCTTGGAGGCGACTCTGTGGCCGACACCGACAATGGCAACCTCCCCTCTGAGACGCtgctaccaccaccaccaccaccaggggGACAGGAGCTGGGCTCTGAGGCTCCGCCTCCATCTACTGACGCTAATGACAATGAGCCGCTGCCCTCGCCACCAGAGCTGGATCCTGCTGAAGCAGAGGAAGCAGAGGaggacgacaacaacaacaacgtggGAAGCTCTGAGGCGTCGTTGCCCAGCCCCGTGCTGGAGGTGACCACTCCAGAAGAGAGCGGCAAAGTGGTCTCACAGGCCCTGGTGAGACACACGCATCAACAGACTTATTATTGCAATGAAAGAGTTCAATTTTCAATAAATAAAGTTGTAACAGATTTCTCTGCATCGTCACAGGAGAAGCGCACAAACCTGAAGAAGCCAAACTCTGAGCGCACTGGCCACGGCTTCAGGGTGAAGTTCAACCCTCTGGCCCTGCTGCTGGATGCCTCATTGGAGGGAGAGTTTGACCTTGTCCAGAGGATCATCTATGAGGTATGTCACGACTGTGTGAGTATACTTTGGATTTATTAGTATTTGCACACAATTCCGTACAAGCACTCATCTTTTCATCTgggtctttcttttcttccaggtGGAGAATCCTAGCACTGCCAATGACGAGGGCATCACACCCCTACACAATGCAGTGTGCGCGGGACATCACCACATTGTCAAGTTCCTGCTGGATTTTGGTGTGAACGTCAATGCTGCAGACAGTGATGGATGGTgagtgatgatgtcacacatttTTAAGAAATTTCATTAAGTTTGATTTTGCTGTTGTATCCTTCCATTTCTATATTtctatatgtttgtttttccttgttTGCTCCAACAGGACTCCGCTTCACTGCGCCGCGTCCTGCAACAGTGTTCATCTCTGCAAGTTGTTGGTCGAGTCAGGGGCCGCCATCTTTGCCAGCACCATTAGTGATGTGGAGACTGCTGCAGATAAATGCGAGGAAATGGAAGAGGGCTACATCCAGTGCTCCCAGTTTCTATATGGTGAGAAAACAACCTAGTCCAGGGTGCACAGATGTTATTCCAAAAGGACTAGTTCACTTCAAAATTTCCAAATCTCTGTCTGTCCAAGATTTTATTACAGGTTgtacaaaccaaaccaaacaccTTAGCTCTGGTACTGGACGGCAACGTGGTTTAAGTTGGAAAAAGTCTTTGTGAGATGACTTTGTTTCTAAAGATAGTGGTGTGATGTTGATAGTCTGTTTTTGGCCTCTTATCCAGGTGTTCAGGAGAAGTTGGGTGTAATGAACAAGGGGACCGTGTATGCTCTGTGGGATTACAAAACTCAGAACCAGGACGAGCTGGCGTTCAGCGAGGGGGACGCCATCACTATTCTGCGACGACAGGACGACAGTGAAACAGAGTGGTGGTGGGCGCGACTCGAGGACAACGAGGGCTACGTGCCCCGCAACCTGCTGGGggtaacaacaaaatacattatttgtcacatgatTCCATCAGCTCATCAGTAGGGTAGGGAAGCGCTAGACAAGTTATCATGGCTGATGCATGGCATTTCTTGTCCCATTTTCTGATTTGTTTATGCTTATTAATGAATGTAGAGCTGAAATCATGAGTAGAAGTAGTAGAAGGACAGAAAagtaattgccaactattttgatatttttgataATTGGTAGAGCAAGAATACCAAACGTAGACTAATAATAAGTTAAGAGCAGGCTGAAAAGCAGTGTTGTATTATTTGGTTGAAGGTTTCAAGCCTGTTTCCCCTCTGCAGATTAATCGATGTTAAAAATAATCGTTGCAGCCGTTAATGACCGTATACCTGTTCGTTGCTATTCTCTGTTAAATGTGTTTAGGATTCTGACAAATTATCTATTActaatatgaatacattttgagtcATGGGTACACAGGAAGGTCAGTGACCAATGCACTAATGTGCATAATAACACATTAGTCATGTTAAACATTCCTcctgtttgtggttgttttctttgcagctctatccTAGGATCAAGCCTCGTCAGCGCTCCCTGGCATAGTGTCTCACTCCACTGACCTCTGGCTAACAGCTGGACTAGTGACAAAAACCAAGAGCAGAGAACAAAGGAGCCTGGTGCTCTGTCTTCTCCCCATGGCCCTAACCTCCCCCGGCCTTGTGCTTCTCACAAAATCCTTTTTCTCTGACGCAGTGGGCACCGAACTCTGATACCCATATTtacatctacacacacatagaaacactcGATGAAACACAAGCACTCCAAATGCGAAAAATCTCTTAAACCACTCCATCCTGATTTGCAACCCCAACTACCACCACCTTTCAACCTATTGCTCTGTCATTGTCCCAATTTGATCTTACTCCGATTCAGTGTCAGCTCTGTATCAGACATCAACTTGAAGAATAAAACACTAACCCATGTCTCAGTATTTCTTGCAGTGGACTCTTCAGCCATGAGTTCTGTGGTGGCACTGGTTTACatgacactgtactgtatgttgactGGAAATCATCTCTACTGGTGAGGCGTTGCTGATTTTTGTTAGTGGAATGTACTTTGAGGTATAGGacattaagtatttttttttaatgccaatTGGATCCCCTTGCTCGACAAATGTGCTCTGTGTTTGATTTTGCTGTAGTCTAACCACCAAAGAAGAATATAGGTTTACCCATTTTAATTATATTACTCCCTAAGACCTTGAAGAAAGGTTGAGGAACAACAATTGATTTGCTGCTATCAGTATTGATTAATGATCTAAAGTCCTTCTAGATATGCTCAAGGAGCAGGAAATGGATTCAGGACGggaaaatagaaaatgttgtAAACCCTCAGTATTATCTACACAGGCCAGTCAAAACAAATCCAGCGTATTAAAGAAAAGGATGGATCGCGTTTCATGAACATCATTGcaagacttgttttttttcattcagtgtCACCTGTTCAGAATCTAGGAGTATTGTGGA
The Sander vitreus isolate 19-12246 chromosome 18, sanVit1, whole genome shotgun sequence genome window above contains:
- the LOC144533077 gene encoding apoptosis-stimulating of p53 protein 1-like translates to MMKRFVTIVLRGLVSLSKENPIWAKEHHRPPKKEIRRKRRAARRAKTMGRRNLVRAVGISRVMILTVYLSDGEQAVTEVPITPETTCRDVVEFCKEPGESGCHLAEVWRGNERAIPFEHMMYEHLQKWGPRKQEVKFFLRHEDSPTESSDQGSQQSQDQTSRRSGNTGEKHNENGVGNQRVELTLSELQEMATRQQQQIEAQQQMLVAKEQRLRYLKQQERRQQQTVSESEKLQRLKDRVESQEAKLKKIRAMRGQVDYSKVINGNLSAEIEQVSSLFQEKQAELQSAVLRVEQLSLQLEDLRRGKLNGIQTALGGQVTGAAALELRKLYQELQIRNKLNQEQNSKLKQQKDLLNKRNMEVTLMDKRISELRERLYKKKAELNRANGPPSPQPAPGTLGRVAAVGPYIQVPVPGRQEGGYTIPPDPLKPQALGVNNTANQGRTKSANDTGWPTLGKTTTSLKPPERRDSGTDTQGKSPPSGSPVTPSAEKVLDPKMTVSSPAISKPQPPPYGSHLTSANSASSLDRRKDVPPPRPLPNPPAPAWPRVPASTGSSSQQIQQRISVPPSPTFQPNAPLFPLGLSERLDPTPAVAVRPFIPDRGSRPQSPRKGPPTMNSSSIYHMYLQQAAPKSQPLKPALKAVYGKPVLPPSSTPPSPLPLPRQEGPSHCSKATSYFQHPEPLAPPPSVENIPRPLSPTKLTPMVHSPLRYQSDTDLEVLRKKLANAPRPLKKRSSITEPEGPSGPNIQKLLYQRFNTLAGGIEGNGVSGSGSGNGAGNGTPFYQPANPPAYLGGDSVADTDNGNLPSETLLPPPPPPGGQELGSEAPPPSTDANDNEPLPSPPELDPAEAEEAEEDDNNNNVGSSEASLPSPVLEVTTPEESGKVVSQALEKRTNLKKPNSERTGHGFRVKFNPLALLLDASLEGEFDLVQRIIYEVENPSTANDEGITPLHNAVCAGHHHIVKFLLDFGVNVNAADSDGWTPLHCAASCNSVHLCKLLVESGAAIFASTISDVETAADKCEEMEEGYIQCSQFLYGVQEKLGVMNKGTVYALWDYKTQNQDELAFSEGDAITILRRQDDSETEWWWARLEDNEGYVPRNLLGLYPRIKPRQRSLA